A region of Oceanispirochaeta sp. M1 DNA encodes the following proteins:
- a CDS encoding DegT/DnrJ/EryC1/StrS family aminotransferase, which yields MSIPVFRPSIRRKEMDSVLSCMVSDHIGPGMYSEQLQELLNQYCGTKSAFLLREYERAVEICFKALNLEAGKEVVLSPLVPDTYLHVIKKLDLKPVFVDVNVTTAVPDLDDFLDKSNENTAAIVIMGVFGYHWDFSEWENPGVVLIEDITQNYGSSVSDIPAGSTGDLVLMRMEPQDLLTTGGGSSLMARNKELSDAVTLEIELLDDTVLLSDMNAALGFSMMKEFDKNFELRDELHQLFLSALRKGKHGTLVNNSDEKIIHASFPVLVKGNRQEIQKYAQKKNVETTLAFRGCCLEEELGDMIVCPVAETLILNCILFPLYPSLGKTNSETISRILATLP from the coding sequence ATGTCTATTCCTGTATTCAGACCCTCCATAAGAAGAAAAGAAATGGACTCAGTTCTCAGCTGTATGGTCTCGGATCATATAGGTCCCGGGATGTATTCAGAGCAGCTGCAGGAACTCCTTAATCAGTATTGCGGAACCAAGTCCGCCTTTTTACTTCGTGAGTATGAACGGGCGGTTGAAATCTGTTTTAAGGCCCTGAATCTTGAAGCTGGAAAAGAAGTTGTACTCTCTCCTCTGGTGCCTGACACATATCTCCATGTTATAAAAAAACTGGATCTGAAGCCTGTTTTTGTGGATGTAAATGTAACAACTGCGGTTCCGGATCTTGATGATTTTCTGGATAAGAGCAATGAGAATACCGCTGCCATTGTCATTATGGGTGTATTTGGTTATCACTGGGATTTTTCAGAGTGGGAGAATCCGGGAGTGGTACTTATTGAGGACATCACTCAGAACTACGGTTCTTCTGTTTCAGATATACCTGCAGGATCCACTGGGGATCTTGTCTTAATGAGAATGGAGCCTCAGGATCTTTTAACTACCGGTGGCGGCTCATCTTTAATGGCCAGGAATAAGGAACTCAGTGATGCAGTAACCTTAGAGATAGAACTTCTGGATGATACGGTCCTGCTTTCAGACATGAATGCGGCTCTTGGTTTCAGCATGATGAAAGAATTTGACAAAAACTTTGAATTACGGGATGAATTACATCAGTTATTCTTATCAGCACTTCGTAAGGGAAAGCATGGAACTCTTGTTAATAACAGTGATGAGAAAATTATCCATGCTTCTTTTCCTGTGCTTGTGAAAGGAAACAGACAGGAAATACAGAAGTATGCACAGAAAAAGAATGTGGAAACAACATTGGCATTCCGTGGCTGCTGTCTGGAAGAGGAACTGGGTGATATGATTGTATGTCCTGTCGCCGAGACCCTTATTCTAAACTGTATCCTCTTTCCTCTGTATCCTTCTTTAGGGAAAACCAACAGTGAGACTATTTCAAGAATCCTGGCTACATTGCCCTGA
- a CDS encoding chemotaxis protein CheW, producing MADTTLQMVTFQLGVENYGINIMDVKEIYSIQEVRDIPNAPAYVEGIFNLRGDIIPIINLHKRFHLQKAELSEDDALLSGFIIINLDGMQLGIIIDKVLRVVSIDKGKIQPPPQMITGIGTEYIQGVIHQDDGYLIILDIRRLFDPAELQQISLVNR from the coding sequence ATGGCAGATACAACTTTACAGATGGTCACTTTTCAACTTGGTGTTGAAAACTATGGTATCAATATTATGGATGTTAAAGAGATATACAGCATTCAGGAAGTCCGTGATATACCTAATGCCCCGGCATACGTTGAGGGTATCTTTAATCTCAGGGGCGATATAATACCTATCATTAATCTCCATAAGAGATTCCACCTGCAAAAAGCTGAACTTTCCGAAGATGATGCTCTTCTCAGCGGTTTTATTATCATCAATCTGGATGGTATGCAGCTCGGTATTATAATCGACAAGGTGCTTAGAGTCGTTTCAATTGATAAGGGGAAAATTCAGCCTCCACCTCAGATGATTACCGGTATAGGTACCGAGTATATTCAGGGTGTTATACATCAGGATGATGGATATCTTATTATTCTGGATATCAGGCGTCTTTTTGATCCCGCTGAATTACAGCAGATAAGCCTCGTAAACCGATAA
- a CDS encoding DUF3536 domain-containing protein, with amino-acid sequence MRNLIFHGHFYQPPRENPWTGIIGDQSEASPFGNWNEKICREAYEANAYSPLLDKNSLIESFYNNYSHISFNMGPTLLDWLKSHSEHVYCKIIEADRISEEALGQGNALAQVYNHIILPLASEKDKKTQIYWGLENFRRHFGRDSEGIWLSEAAINMSTAEELVRSGVKYTILSPHQAEKIRFENNNLEESAQYESLLWQKPWTLSTYEGPLTVFFYHPGLSSDISFNHLLRDADYLFNRVCRELDENNAETLSVATDGEIYGHHETLGNMGLSAFLNKVENSEDIRMVNYSWLCSNTEAAGEISLKEGEEARGSSWSCSHGVSRWYKDCGCSTGGQEDWNQNWRAHLRTSLNSLDESIDRIFEQGMARLSRTDPWTVRNDYIHVLTSNEEPDTFYKKYSGRKTSTADRNHFFRLLEGQKYKMLMYTSCGWFFADISGVEPLQNLMYAARLMELYAPFYSSSPENTLLEHLAEARSNIPEKGNAAVLYTGEKIIRKKDLFITALSMIVRNSYGMAVQDDGFLKGKILKNPENVLEITNPLTAEKWTIPFRIEGEERLFSGITLYPGEQEQKYSAENLRSSDKLALMKELCLLELESKMTISRKYSGIISQMDQWLRLRLPESEDLVKSVEALLHYALREVTFLMASGNSEAWNCFLDLINRNRIWNISLPEDLNHWLSSVLEEELLNKREIRKELKEDREGLLKKLIIILSVQKEKRQRGISFSLSGRIYEVFAANRTGLAILESAEDETVSELKSLLNLSDSIHFT; translated from the coding sequence ATGAGGAATTTGATATTTCATGGACATTTCTACCAACCTCCCAGAGAAAACCCATGGACAGGGATAATTGGAGATCAATCGGAAGCCTCACCATTCGGAAACTGGAATGAAAAAATATGCCGTGAAGCCTATGAGGCAAATGCCTACTCACCTCTTTTAGATAAAAACAGCCTTATAGAGAGCTTCTACAACAACTACAGCCATATTTCCTTCAATATGGGCCCCACACTGCTTGACTGGCTGAAGAGCCATTCCGAGCATGTTTATTGCAAAATAATTGAAGCCGACCGTATCAGTGAAGAGGCCCTGGGACAGGGAAATGCACTGGCTCAGGTCTACAACCACATCATACTTCCTCTGGCCTCTGAAAAAGATAAAAAAACACAGATTTACTGGGGCCTTGAAAACTTCCGCAGACATTTCGGCAGAGACTCTGAAGGAATATGGCTGTCGGAAGCTGCCATTAACATGAGCACTGCAGAGGAACTTGTCCGTTCAGGGGTAAAATATACGATATTATCTCCCCATCAGGCAGAAAAAATCCGTTTTGAGAACAACAATCTTGAAGAATCCGCGCAATACGAATCACTCCTATGGCAGAAACCATGGACTCTGAGCACCTATGAAGGACCTCTTACCGTCTTTTTCTATCACCCCGGACTCTCTTCTGATATATCATTCAATCATCTACTGAGGGACGCTGACTACCTTTTCAACAGAGTATGCCGTGAGCTGGATGAGAATAATGCAGAAACCCTGTCAGTAGCAACCGACGGTGAAATATACGGACATCATGAAACTTTGGGCAATATGGGGCTTAGCGCCTTCCTTAATAAGGTTGAAAACTCAGAAGACATCCGGATGGTCAATTATTCATGGCTCTGCAGCAACACAGAAGCCGCTGGAGAGATTTCCCTGAAAGAAGGTGAAGAGGCTCGAGGCAGCTCATGGAGCTGCTCTCACGGAGTCTCACGATGGTACAAGGACTGCGGATGCTCCACAGGAGGACAGGAAGACTGGAACCAGAATTGGAGAGCTCATCTGAGAACCTCTTTAAACAGTCTGGATGAATCGATTGATAGAATTTTTGAACAGGGTATGGCACGCTTGAGCAGAACTGATCCATGGACTGTGAGAAATGATTATATACATGTTCTTACTTCAAATGAAGAACCCGATACCTTTTATAAAAAATATTCAGGAAGAAAAACATCTACAGCTGATAGAAATCATTTTTTCAGACTTCTTGAAGGCCAGAAATATAAGATGCTCATGTACACATCCTGCGGCTGGTTTTTTGCTGACATATCCGGTGTGGAACCCCTGCAGAATCTGATGTATGCAGCCCGCCTGATGGAGCTCTATGCACCCTTTTACTCCTCAAGTCCGGAAAATACCCTTCTGGAGCATCTGGCAGAGGCCCGGAGTAATATCCCGGAGAAGGGAAATGCCGCAGTTCTCTACACTGGAGAAAAAATAATTCGCAAAAAAGATCTTTTTATAACTGCTTTATCCATGATAGTCAGAAACAGCTATGGGATGGCTGTACAGGACGATGGTTTTCTAAAGGGAAAAATCCTGAAAAATCCAGAAAATGTCCTTGAAATCACTAACCCTCTTACAGCAGAAAAATGGACTATTCCCTTCAGAATTGAGGGAGAAGAGCGTCTATTCTCAGGCATCACCCTCTATCCGGGAGAACAGGAACAGAAATACAGCGCTGAAAACCTGAGAAGCAGTGACAAACTTGCTCTCATGAAAGAGCTGTGTCTCCTTGAACTGGAGAGCAAGATGACCATAAGCCGTAAATACAGTGGTATTATCAGCCAGATGGATCAATGGCTCAGGCTCAGACTGCCTGAATCAGAAGATCTGGTAAAATCAGTTGAGGCTCTTCTCCATTATGCCCTGAGAGAGGTAACTTTTCTGATGGCAAGCGGCAACAGTGAAGCCTGGAACTGCTTTCTGGATCTGATCAATAGAAACAGGATATGGAATATATCTCTGCCGGAGGATCTGAACCACTGGCTCAGTTCGGTTCTGGAAGAAGAGCTGCTGAATAAAAGAGAAATAAGGAAAGAGCTTAAAGAGGACCGAGAAGGACTTCTTAAAAAACTTATCATCATACTTTCAGTTCAGAAAGAAAAGAGACAGAGGGGTATCAGCTTCTCCCTTTCCGGAAGAATATATGAAGTTTTTGCAGCAAACAGAACAGGTCTGGCAATTCTTGAATCTGCTGAGGATGAGACGGTATCCGAACTCAAATCACTGCTGAATCTCTCTGACAGTATTCATTTTACTTAA
- the cdd gene encoding cytidine deaminase: protein MNMEELMEKARAAAEFSYSPYSKFRVGAALLCKNGEVITGTNIENRSFGLTVCAERNALGTALGKGITEFEALAVSCPDADYAVSPCGACRQVISEFTTDDFPISFQGDKGEVVNRTMSELFPDNALNELKD from the coding sequence ATGAACATGGAAGAACTGATGGAAAAAGCCAGAGCCGCAGCAGAATTCTCATACTCTCCCTATTCCAAATTCAGAGTCGGTGCAGCCCTCCTCTGCAAAAACGGAGAAGTAATTACCGGTACCAATATAGAGAACAGATCATTCGGCCTGACAGTATGTGCAGAAAGAAATGCCCTGGGAACTGCTCTTGGAAAGGGTATCACTGAGTTTGAGGCTCTGGCTGTATCCTGTCCTGATGCAGATTATGCTGTATCACCCTGCGGAGCCTGCCGCCAGGTTATAAGTGAGTTTACAACGGATGATTTCCCTATCTCTTTTCAGGGGGATAAAGGTGAAGTGGTTAACAGAACGATGTCTGAACTCTTCCCGGATAATGCATTGAATGAGTTGAAAGACTGA
- a CDS encoding bifunctional 2-polyprenyl-6-hydroxyphenol methylase/3-demethylubiquinol 3-O-methyltransferase UbiG, which produces MSFKTFSKTPDSSENSTFIECPCCGEDQFRPHWQSDHTRWQRCSRCSLILQNPQPQVEDIIQRYDNEYFSYESQNEAGFLELMLLGLKDIGFFRWNSLEKERKTFLDIGCATGRLGDYLNKRGWKARGVEVCREAAAFGNLHYEIDIFTGTLDEAEFEDESFYFVHSSHVIEHINRPDQFLQEIHRVLEPGGYYLCATPNSDGFQARLFQSKWRSAIADHLCLFSKKTLRRLAEDNGFAVKKIRTWGGLGAGYAPAFIKKPVDKLVKILGWGDVMMMVLQKLPD; this is translated from the coding sequence ATGAGTTTTAAAACATTTTCCAAAACACCTGATTCTTCAGAAAACAGTACTTTTATAGAATGTCCCTGCTGCGGAGAAGATCAGTTCAGGCCTCATTGGCAGAGCGATCATACCCGGTGGCAGCGCTGCAGCCGCTGTTCTCTTATTCTGCAGAACCCACAGCCTCAAGTTGAGGATATTATTCAGCGCTATGATAATGAATATTTTTCATATGAGAGCCAGAATGAGGCCGGATTTCTTGAGCTTATGCTTCTGGGTCTGAAGGATATTGGATTTTTCAGATGGAACAGTCTTGAAAAAGAGAGAAAGACTTTTCTTGATATCGGCTGTGCTACCGGCCGCCTGGGAGACTATCTGAATAAAAGAGGATGGAAGGCCAGGGGAGTCGAGGTCTGCCGGGAGGCGGCCGCATTCGGCAACCTTCATTATGAGATCGATATCTTTACAGGAACTCTTGATGAGGCTGAATTTGAGGATGAGAGCTTTTATTTTGTTCACAGTTCTCATGTTATCGAGCATATTAACAGACCCGATCAGTTTTTACAGGAGATTCACAGAGTTCTTGAACCCGGGGGGTACTATCTTTGTGCCACACCTAACAGTGATGGATTTCAGGCACGGCTTTTTCAGTCTAAATGGCGGTCTGCAATTGCAGATCATCTCTGCCTTTTTTCTAAAAAAACTCTCCGGCGCCTGGCTGAAGATAACGGTTTTGCCGTTAAGAAAATCAGGACCTGGGGCGGTCTGGGAGCTGGTTATGCACCGGCATTTATCAAGAAACCCGTAGATAAGCTTGTCAAGATATTAGGCTGGGGTGATGTGATGATGATGGTTCTTCAGAAGCTTCCGGATTAA
- a CDS encoding glycoside hydrolase family 57 protein, whose translation MIEQLKNKKGMISLVLHAHLPFVRHPEHERFLEEAWLFEALSETYLPLLRMFSRLEEDGIPARVTISLSPTLTHMLQDDLLQQRYVDHLAMLLELAEKELDFTASNPEEHKMAQMYHELYSLTLREYEDVYERNILKKFKYFQEHGYLEIITTCATHSFLPHYQNLPEMIRAQILTGVESHDRVFSSQPKGIWLPECGYFPGVEEYLKPFGIEYFMSSAHGLLYSEDRPVNGLYSPVSCPNGVHAFARDRASSRAVWSATDGYPGDPVYRDFYRDLGFDRPLDYIGPYINCGVNRVNTGLKYFAITDKSDNKLIYNPAAAAAKAKEHAALFLDNRIKQCETLGQYMDRTPIIPCPYDAELFGHWWFEGPLFLEALIRKVHEKSDEIALVTPSDYLKVYPQNQVTKPAFSSWGDKGYGQVWLDGANDWIYRHTHKLIERMQELVERFPDEKGLKERTLNQAAREVLLSQASDWPFIMKAGTTVPYARKRIKTHIHNFNYIYDSLSRNTIKTEWLTKLEKKDNIFPFLDYRVFRKDY comes from the coding sequence ATGATTGAACAGCTTAAGAATAAAAAGGGGATGATTTCCCTGGTACTCCATGCTCACCTGCCTTTTGTAAGGCATCCTGAGCATGAACGCTTTCTTGAGGAAGCCTGGCTGTTTGAAGCCCTGTCGGAGACCTATCTTCCTCTTCTGCGGATGTTTTCCCGTCTTGAAGAAGATGGTATTCCCGCCCGAGTGACAATATCTCTTTCACCTACATTGACTCATATGCTTCAGGATGATCTGCTGCAGCAGCGTTATGTGGATCATCTGGCAATGCTTCTGGAGCTTGCAGAGAAGGAGCTTGATTTTACAGCCTCCAATCCTGAAGAGCATAAGATGGCTCAGATGTATCATGAACTTTATTCTCTGACTCTTCGAGAGTATGAGGACGTTTACGAACGCAATATTCTGAAGAAATTCAAATACTTTCAGGAGCATGGTTATCTTGAGATTATAACAACCTGCGCAACCCACAGTTTTCTGCCCCATTATCAGAATCTTCCGGAAATGATCCGTGCTCAGATACTGACAGGGGTTGAATCCCATGACAGAGTTTTTTCAAGTCAGCCCAAAGGGATCTGGCTTCCCGAGTGCGGTTACTTTCCCGGTGTCGAGGAATATCTGAAACCCTTCGGTATTGAATACTTCATGTCTTCGGCTCATGGTCTTCTCTATTCTGAGGACAGACCGGTTAACGGACTCTATTCACCTGTCAGCTGTCCCAATGGTGTTCATGCCTTTGCAAGGGACAGAGCCTCCTCCAGAGCGGTCTGGTCGGCTACAGACGGTTATCCGGGAGATCCTGTGTATCGAGATTTCTATAGAGACCTCGGTTTTGACAGACCTCTGGATTATATTGGTCCTTATATCAACTGCGGTGTGAACCGTGTAAATACAGGTCTGAAGTATTTTGCTATTACAGATAAAAGCGATAACAAGCTGATCTATAATCCTGCAGCCGCCGCCGCCAAGGCGAAAGAGCATGCAGCTCTGTTTCTTGATAACAGAATCAAGCAGTGTGAGACTCTGGGACAGTATATGGACCGGACTCCGATTATTCCCTGTCCCTATGATGCTGAACTTTTCGGCCACTGGTGGTTTGAAGGGCCTCTTTTTCTTGAGGCTCTGATTCGCAAGGTTCATGAGAAGTCTGATGAAATAGCTCTGGTGACTCCCTCAGACTATCTGAAGGTATATCCTCAGAATCAGGTGACAAAACCTGCTTTCTCAAGCTGGGGAGATAAGGGGTACGGCCAGGTATGGCTGGATGGTGCCAATGACTGGATCTATAGACATACTCATAAGCTGATCGAAAGAATGCAGGAGCTGGTTGAGCGTTTTCCCGATGAAAAGGGACTTAAGGAAAGAACTCTGAATCAGGCAGCCCGTGAGGTTCTCCTGTCTCAGGCTTCAGACTGGCCTTTTATCATGAAGGCAGGTACCACAGTACCCTATGCCAGAAAACGAATTAAGACTCATATTCATAATTTCAATTATATTTATGATTCCCTGTCCCGTAATACAATTAAGACAGAATGGCTTACCAAACTGGAGAAAAAAGATAATATTTTTCCATTCCTGGATTACAGGGTCTTCCGTAAGGATTATTGA
- a CDS encoding NAD(+)/NADH kinase, with product MNKHDIIISEHCFEGSPGDFSAVKADLAIVLGGDGTVLYSARLCAGMDMPILAVNLGTFGFLAEVNPDEWLLAFDLFQMGKMGISHRIMLNTALKRDGEILGYHCCLNDCVITSTGMAKIVNLKVSISNQEVIEYRADGIILATATGSTAYSMAAGGPIIHPELSAVIVNPINPFTLSNRPLVIPADEEVTVFVNRQQRTSLVLTLDGQDVIPLLPGDEVITKKHHYSADILSFKKMNFYEVVRKKLDWKGGPRD from the coding sequence ATGAATAAGCATGATATTATAATTTCCGAACACTGTTTTGAAGGCAGTCCCGGTGATTTTTCTGCTGTTAAAGCTGATCTTGCCATCGTTCTGGGCGGGGATGGTACGGTTTTATACAGTGCTCGTCTATGTGCCGGGATGGACATGCCCATTCTTGCTGTGAATCTGGGAACTTTCGGTTTTCTGGCAGAAGTCAATCCGGATGAATGGCTTCTGGCTTTTGATCTGTTTCAAATGGGTAAGATGGGGATCAGTCACAGAATAATGCTCAATACCGCCCTGAAAAGGGATGGAGAAATATTGGGGTATCATTGTTGTCTCAATGACTGTGTCATTACATCTACGGGTATGGCTAAAATTGTTAATCTCAAGGTGAGTATCTCCAACCAGGAAGTCATTGAATACAGGGCTGATGGAATCATCCTGGCTACAGCCACGGGATCAACAGCCTATTCCATGGCTGCCGGTGGGCCTATTATTCATCCGGAGCTATCTGCAGTGATAGTAAACCCCATCAACCCTTTCACATTGTCAAACAGGCCTCTGGTGATTCCTGCTGATGAGGAAGTAACTGTTTTTGTAAACAGACAGCAGCGAACCAGTCTTGTGCTTACTCTTGATGGTCAGGATGTTATTCCTCTGCTGCCGGGAGATGAGGTTATTACAAAGAAACATCACTACAGTGCTGATATCCTGAGTTTTAAAAAAATGAATTTTTATGAAGTAGTTCGAAAGAAACTGGACTGGAAAGGAGGACCTCGTGATTGA
- a CDS encoding division/cell wall cluster transcriptional repressor MraZ, with protein MEIKGIRGQYSSTLDEKGRMMLPAKLRSQVPLESLVLTKSVDRCLWLFPVEHWDRLVAGLREKKSLFSDQYQMIYRRLIAPAEEISIDKNGRINLLPSLMKSVDLTRDCSLIGMDDHIEIWDERVYEEYEEACAQSVKEGWGNLSGMGDLGL; from the coding sequence GTGGAAATCAAGGGAATTCGAGGACAGTATAGCAGTACTCTTGATGAGAAAGGAAGAATGATGCTTCCTGCTAAACTGCGTTCACAGGTTCCTCTTGAGTCATTGGTTCTTACGAAGAGCGTTGACAGATGCCTGTGGTTATTCCCTGTAGAACACTGGGATCGTCTGGTAGCAGGTTTGAGAGAGAAGAAATCACTGTTTAGTGATCAGTATCAGATGATCTACAGAAGACTGATTGCTCCTGCTGAAGAAATTTCCATAGATAAGAACGGTAGGATTAATCTCCTCCCTTCATTGATGAAGTCTGTTGATCTGACAAGAGACTGTTCTCTGATAGGTATGGATGATCATATAGAGATCTGGGATGAGCGGGTATACGAAGAGTATGAAGAAGCCTGTGCTCAGTCAGTAAAGGAAGGATGGGGTAACCTGTCCGGTATGGGGGACCTGGGATTATAA
- the recN gene encoding DNA repair protein RecN: MIEELHIRNFALIDETTVQFQKGLNILTGETGAGKSVLIGALGLVLGSKADNSAVRTGCDEAEVTAVFTVESPDVKEWLKDHDLDASEDSLILRRKIRTSGRGGVYIQSRPFTLAELSELGKLLVDIHGQHDHQSLFYIDQHRRFLDKSGKLEDDNRAVQALFNSLKDKTEEIGALKEALNDIEKETELLNHSIEEIEDAALKDGEEDEIRNSLSRMEQSEQLYGTVDSLLSLLPENRGGSLASLRRGLDLLEKLSDMDPGSRELKDRFSNAFYELEDITDSIASLNDELSFSPGEKETLEDRLAIIKKICRKYGPGVTEVQSHLEECRVKLDQLDNSTDRLGELNKERDALEEELIGKARTLSEERKRAGSVLEKSVELVIKSLGMPSSVFSVGITQKTGEQGQALCGLNGLDRVEFLFTANKGEPLKPLKDVASGGELSRVMLGIKSALAGTDQIPILVFDEIDAGIGGEVGSSIGRHMKKLAGFHQILCITHLASIAVYADNHIKVQKTERENRTLTDLFALENGQKVSEIARMLSGDSEGNASISHAEELLRSASV; this comes from the coding sequence GTGATTGAAGAGCTTCATATCAGAAACTTTGCACTTATTGACGAGACTACTGTCCAGTTCCAAAAAGGACTTAATATTCTGACAGGTGAAACCGGAGCAGGTAAATCGGTTCTTATAGGTGCCCTGGGTCTTGTTCTGGGCTCCAAAGCTGATAATTCGGCTGTAAGAACAGGCTGTGATGAAGCCGAAGTTACCGCGGTATTCACTGTGGAGAGTCCTGATGTAAAAGAATGGCTTAAAGACCATGATCTGGATGCCTCTGAAGACAGCCTTATTTTAAGAAGGAAGATCAGAACCAGCGGCCGGGGTGGCGTCTATATTCAGTCCAGACCCTTTACGCTTGCAGAGTTGAGTGAACTTGGAAAGCTACTTGTGGATATTCATGGTCAGCATGATCACCAGTCTCTCTTTTATATTGACCAGCACCGCCGTTTTCTGGATAAAAGCGGAAAACTTGAGGATGATAACCGTGCTGTGCAGGCACTCTTCAACAGTCTTAAAGATAAAACTGAAGAAATCGGAGCCCTGAAAGAGGCCCTGAATGATATAGAAAAAGAGACCGAGCTGCTGAACCATTCTATAGAAGAGATAGAAGACGCTGCTCTGAAGGATGGTGAAGAGGATGAAATCCGTAATTCTCTCAGTCGTATGGAGCAGTCGGAACAGCTCTATGGAACCGTAGATTCACTATTGTCTCTGCTTCCCGAAAACAGGGGAGGCTCACTGGCATCTCTCAGAAGAGGGCTGGATCTGCTGGAAAAACTCAGCGATATGGATCCTGGCAGCAGAGAATTGAAAGATCGTTTCTCCAATGCTTTTTATGAACTTGAGGATATTACTGATTCTATTGCATCACTGAATGATGAATTGAGCTTTTCTCCCGGGGAAAAGGAGACTCTTGAAGATCGCCTTGCCATAATAAAAAAGATTTGTCGTAAGTATGGTCCCGGTGTTACTGAAGTACAGAGTCATCTGGAAGAGTGCAGGGTCAAACTGGATCAGCTTGATAACAGTACTGATCGTCTTGGGGAACTCAACAAGGAGCGTGATGCTCTTGAAGAAGAGCTGATAGGTAAAGCCCGTACTCTCTCGGAAGAGAGGAAAAGAGCAGGAAGTGTTCTTGAGAAGTCTGTTGAGCTTGTTATCAAATCTCTGGGTATGCCCTCATCTGTCTTCTCAGTGGGTATCACGCAGAAGACAGGAGAGCAGGGACAGGCTCTCTGCGGTCTGAACGGTCTGGACAGGGTGGAATTCCTGTTTACTGCAAATAAAGGAGAACCTTTGAAGCCTTTGAAAGATGTTGCTTCGGGTGGTGAACTCTCCAGAGTGATGCTTGGTATTAAATCGGCATTAGCCGGTACGGACCAGATTCCTATACTTGTTTTTGATGAAATTGACGCAGGAATAGGCGGAGAGGTCGGTTCCTCCATTGGCAGGCATATGAAGAAACTGGCGGGTTTTCACCAGATATTATGTATAACTCACCTTGCGTCGATAGCGGTTTATGCCGATAATCATATAAAAGTTCAGAAAACTGAACGTGAAAACCGGACTCTGACGGATTTATTCGCCCTGGAGAATGGTCAGAAGGTTTCTGAGATAGCAAGAATGTTGTCTGGTGACAGTGAGGGGAATGCCTCTATCAGCCATGCAGAAGAATTGCTCAGAAGTGCATCAGTTTGA
- a CDS encoding DUF4912 domain-containing protein, with protein MTEERLYSFSYEQLLEISDRGNIQVTPGVDKSTLIGLLLDAFEEDRNEREELNNLAIQMEARKFSISQDEELDLGQDDDLELPLRYNETSATLLLRDPSWVFCFWDLEDKKADEIRNTPGFQGLVLRVVELNSKQYGKDNILDYFDIPIKFSDFRRYVNLPSEDTWYCVEIRALVEEKDYLIIRSNIIETTREYVTASHDNRNSHSDELIRLSGFTAEFGETHGVSGYQEIPQRIIPIHDLLDEEQLND; from the coding sequence ATGACTGAAGAGCGTCTTTATTCTTTTTCATACGAACAGCTTCTTGAAATTTCTGATCGCGGTAACATACAGGTTACACCGGGAGTTGATAAATCAACTTTAATCGGTCTCCTGCTTGATGCCTTTGAAGAGGACAGAAACGAAAGAGAAGAGCTGAATAATCTGGCTATACAGATGGAAGCAAGAAAATTCTCCATTTCTCAGGACGAGGAACTTGATCTGGGTCAGGATGACGACCTGGAACTGCCTCTACGCTATAATGAAACTAGCGCCACACTTCTTTTGAGAGATCCCTCATGGGTTTTCTGCTTCTGGGATCTGGAAGACAAGAAAGCCGATGAGATACGGAATACTCCGGGTTTCCAGGGTCTTGTTCTGCGTGTGGTTGAGTTAAACTCGAAACAATACGGAAAAGATAATATTCTGGATTATTTTGATATTCCCATTAAATTCAGCGATTTTCGCCGCTATGTAAATCTTCCCAGTGAAGACACATGGTACTGTGTGGAGATTCGTGCTCTGGTTGAGGAGAAGGATTATCTTATTATCCGCTCCAATATTATTGAGACTACCAGAGAATATGTTACAGCTTCCCACGACAATCGGAATTCCCACAGTGATGAATTGATCCGCCTTTCAGGTTTTACAGCAGAATTCGGTGAAACTCATGGTGTTTCAGGATATCAGGAGATCCCTCAGAGGATTATTCCTATTCATGATCTGCTGGATGAGGAACAACTTAATGATTGA